A region of Heteronotia binoei isolate CCM8104 ecotype False Entrance Well chromosome 2, APGP_CSIRO_Hbin_v1, whole genome shotgun sequence DNA encodes the following proteins:
- the LOC132567641 gene encoding transmembrane protein 205-like produces MPTDAHPSTVVKVLHLVFLSTFWGMQIWVTFISSFVMGNNLPQHTFSFIQSCLFPYYFCIGSACAFINLTIFAMCHPSKLLSHEETMQITVFFICVSIAALNAQWFGQVTSDIMAEMHLIEQSYGLGEDVGLFLNKSLGQLRELDSAYKKLTRKLKIYHSFSSLCNLCCIACNGLSLYYIAAHLSTL; encoded by the exons ATGCCCACAGACGCCCATCCCTCAACTGTAGTGAAAGTGCTTCATTTGGTTTTCCTGTCAACTTTCTGGGGAATGCAGATCTGGGTCACTTTTATATCTA GCTTTGTGATGGGCAACAATCTCCCACAACACACATTTAGCTTCATTCAGAGTTGCCTCTTCCCATATTACTTCTGCATTGGATCTGCTTGTGCTTTCATCAATCTGACCATATTTGCTATGTgtcaccccagcaagctgctCAGTCATGAAGAAACCATGCAG ATTACAGTCTTCTTCATTTGTGTCTCAATCGCTGCCCTAAATGCACAATGGTTTGGGCAAGTGACTTCAGATATTATGGCTGAAATGCACCTGATAGAGCAAAGCTATGGTCTAGGAGAAGATGTTGgtttgttcttaaacaaatcgcTCGGACAATTGCGTGAACTGGATTCTGCCTACAAGAAGCTGACTCGCAAACTGAAAATCTACCACAGCTTCTCTTCACTCTGTAATCTGTGCTGCATTGCATGCAATGGCTTGAGTCTCTACTATATTGCTGCTCACCTTTCAACACTATAA